A region of the Mus caroli chromosome 7, CAROLI_EIJ_v1.1, whole genome shotgun sequence genome:
GAGGCGCCCTACTTCCTGGACCCTCAGGGCCAAGGCTTTCCAGCCGCGTGGGGCAGCTGGCCTCTGCCAGGCCGGGAGGGGTGGGAGAGCGGCGGCTGCTAGCGCGGATAACCCCGAGGTGACCCAGACCAGCctgctctgcccctccccctcaggCAGACCGGACAGCAGCGAGCCCGCGGCCGAGCTGCAGGGGGTAGAGGGAGGTGCTTGCTCCAGACTGGAGCAGGTCCGTGCGCTCCGGCCCGCCGGGGGCGTCTCCTTCTTGAGGTCCCTTGCGCGCCTCCCGCTTGGTGGGAGCTCTCAGAGTGCCTCTTTAGCGAGAGCCAATATCCTTTTGTGCTAATAGGTTTGTCCTCATTTGCTGCCTAATTGGACTATATAAAGCCAATAACAGGCGGGCTCTCATAGCCCGAAGCCAAAGCGCCAAAATCCGAGGGAAGGCGAGGAGGGGGCGGTAGAGGAGGCGGCTGCGGGGCCTGGGCTCGGCTGCGCCTTGGCCGGCCTAATCCCATTTGCCATTGTACGCGCCCAATCGCCGTATACTCCCCGCATTTAACTTGGATGACATTTTGATTTCATCATTAGCATCCGGCGCCGGATTGACGCATCCCCAAGCCGGGGACCGCTCTCGCAGCCTCCTCCCGGGGAGCCGCAGCTCCTACCGGCCCCCTCGCTCCCTCGGCGCAGAGGCAGGTCCGCTCCCCGCCCCTCTGGACCCCTCCCCCATGCGAGCCCGCCCCGGCCCGGTCCCCACCCCGCCCTCCCGCGGCTCGATTCGCGCCCGGGGCGGCCCCCGACTTTGAGCCCCGTAGTTGAGTTCCGTTTATGGTCTGATTTCCGGCCCCTAGCCTGCTCGCCCCGCCGCCCGCCTGTCCCGCTCCCGCCCTCCGTGGGACCCGGAGGACTGGGGACCATGCCGGAGCCCGGGCCGGACGCCTCGGGCACTGCCAGCGCGCCGCCCCCGCAGCCACCGCCCCAACCTCCCGCGCCCAAGGAATCCCCGTTCTCCATCAGGAACCTGCTCAACGGAGACCATCACCGGCCGCCCCCGAAGCCTCAGCCGCCCCCACGAACGCTCTTTGCGCCGGCCTCGGctgcggccgccgccgccgccgctgcggCCGCCGCAGCCAAAGGTGCCCTGGAGGGCGCCGCGGGCTTCGCGCTCTCGCAGGTGGGCGACCTGGCTTTCCCCCGCTTTGAGATCCCAGCGCAGAGGTTTGCCCTGCCCGCGCACTACCTGGAGCGCTCCCCGGCCTGGTGGTACCCCTACACCCTGACCCCCGCCGGCGGTCACCTCCCGCGACCAGAAGGTACCGAGCTCTCTTTGAacttttgttctcccttctttccctgtgGGCCGGCCCCATCCCCTCTCAGAGATGGTGTCACTGCAGTTAGGGATGCCCCGACACCTGCCAACCCGAGTTTTGGTTAACTTCCTTCGGCCTCTAGCCAGCATCTTTCCTGCGCCGCTTGGCTACGAGGCCACGGAATCCAATCCCACTTGCTGAGAAAAGAAGTGGAGTTGGAGGCCCGGGCTCTGCGATGCCCGGAAAAAATTGGCCTCCAGCAGGAATGGGTGGCTTGGGAtggccttgggggggggggggggaggaactaGGCCTGGAAGGCAGGATTGAACCTTAGCAGTGGAGAATTTTCCCGCTGACCCCTGGCATGGGAGACGTGAGATAAAAGGACCGGCCCTgatgccaccattgcctggccagTCCTAGAAAGGCGAGGAGATCTTAGGTCTTTCTGCCTCACTGCAGCCCAGCGGGGACACGGGAGAACCGAGGCCCAGGGCCAGAAGCCTGAGGCCAACGTGTGGGTTGCGCTTGGTGCTCCCAGATCCCCGCCTCGCTCAAGGCCGTGTcgctgtgcttgtgtgtgtgtccgtttgtctgtctccccagcctcGGAAAAGGCCCTCCTGCGAGACTCCTCCCCTGCGTCCGGCACAGATCGAGACTCCCCGGAGCCTCTGCTCAAGGCTGACCCCGACCACAAGGAGCTGGACTCCAAGAGCCCGGACGAGATCATTCTGGAAGAGAGCGACTCGGAGGAAGGCAAAAAAGAAGGCGAGGCGGTGCCTGGCGCGGCCGGGACGACCGTGGGGGCGACTGCGGCGACACCGGGCTCAGAGGACTGGAAGGCGGGCGCCGAGAGTCCCGAGAAGAAGCCGGCGTGCCGCAAAAAGAAGACGCGCACCGTCTTCTCGCGCAGCCAGGTCTTCCAGCTCGAGTCCACATTCGACATGAAACGCTACCTGAGCAGCTCGGAGCGCGCCGGCCTGGCCGCGTCGCTTCACCTCACCGAGACGCAGGTCAAGATCTGGTTCCAGAATCGCCGCAACAAGTGGAAGCGACAGCTGGCGGCCGAGCTGGAGGCGGCCAACCTGAGCCACGCCGCTGCGCAGCGCATCGTCCGCGTGCCCATCCTCTACCACGAGAACTCTGCGGCCGAGGGGGCGGCAGCGGCTGCGGGGGCACCGGTGCCAGTCAGCCAGCCGCTGCTCACCTTCCCGCACCCAGTCTACTACTCTCACCCGGTGGTCTCGTCCGTGCCCCTACTACGGCCGGTGTGAGatgggacaggggacagggagtGAGCACCCGGCCACCTTTCGGGGACCCCGGAGGAGACTGGGCCGGGCCGCGGGTACCGGGCTGTGGCCAGCGACCTTGGGCTCACTGCCTTGCCTCCCACCCCCCAATAGCATTTTGTAAGTATTTGCAATGCATTTTCCGTGCAATTAATTCCTATGAATTTGAGGCGCTTCTcctcttatttttggttttgcttaccATTGAGAGAAAacggggtggggcaggggggaACGACAAAATTACCAGGTCAAAACTTCCAATtgaaagttcttttttaaaaaaaaaaaaagttcagatcTCCCCTTAAATTACCATTGCTCTAtggctggggggtgggagagggtgtgtTTTTACAGAAGGAAAATAAGCGAaaaattcaactttttttttttagtttattcatttttctgaggaactatttTCAAAgtcccgagagagagagagagagagagagagagagagagagagagaattcatatCGAATCCATATTTATTCTGGATTTCTGGGTGTGGTTCTTTCCCCACACCCAATCAGTTATCCACCACCCCCCTTCCAAAATCTGAGCGGCCTCTGGTAAGATCCTCACTTGGCCTGCCTGTGGCAGTCAACTTCATTTATCTCCGTTTGTGACTGAAGAATTCACTAACCAAAATGtttaaagggaaaacacaaaagCCTCAAATCCAGACCTGTACCAGCTTCATATCTGGCTGAGTGGCAGTGGTCTTACTTATTCCTCGAATTTATTTAGTGGTAATATCACTATTACTACTTTACCTGCTTGAGACgttggtttcttctccttctctctctctctctccttctctctctctctctctctctctctctcactttttttttgtagaaaaaaattacattttatccTCTCccggttttttttgttttcttttgttttgtttttttactttgcaACAACCGTTGTGCTTTGGCCTGTGCAATATTGTACAAAATTTCCCTCAAGCCCCGCCCCTTCCTCTGCTGGGATAAAGACCACCACACCACAGCATAATCATTAATGTAGAGGGAAGATTAagcaggagagggggaaggaagaaagcaaggtagGTAGCGAGGAGTGAGCTAGGCAGAGTGGAGCGCTTTAAGTGAAGGACAATCAACGTAGGAGAATCTTAACTTATTTGATAACTGTACAGTTTTCTTGTAAAATCCCCCAACTCAACCGGGCACCTTGCTCTGGTTCCCTGTTGGCTACACCTGTTGTTCTGTTGTTTTCATTCGTctgtttcccccctccctccctgtcctctgcCGGAGTTCAGTCcctttataagaaaacaaaacaaaactccacaaaATATTGTTACACTTAATGTTATTGTGGAATcgaattaattaaaaagaaaaaaataagccttTCATGTTGCCAGAGTGTGTAACTTGGATGCTTTCACCGCCTGGGAGCAGGTGAGCAGGGAAACTCTCCTTGCCTCGCTCTCTGACTACCTCTTGTGCTAAGTCTGACCTGCACTCACGCCCCTATAATCCAGCCGGCAGAGGAGACAGGGGTGGCTTTGTTCAGGACCAAGGGCGTTCTTTCCTCTGTATCTTCTGCTGCTTGAAAGGCCCTCGTCAGAGCAAGGAAGAATGAGGCATGGGAAAGGTATAAAGATCCAGGTTTATGTTCAGCTTGCAAATTTGAGCAAAATGACCCTGAGCTTAAAGGCAGGTGGTATTTCCCAAGAAAAAGCTAAAGCTTGCATTCTTTCTTCAAGCCAGGGTTCATTCAAGAGCTGGACTGGATATCCCTAAGATGTCTGTCTAAGATTGTGGTGCCTGTGATTGTCCGCAGGGGTATTGGGGAAAAGAAGGGAGCACAAAGCTTGGAGTTCTGCTGAATCTTGAGGCAGGTCATTAAACCTAACAGTCCTTGAGATAGATGGACAAGGAGTTACCACTTCTAGGACAGGGAGACAGCTGAGCTGGGAGAAATTCAAGCACCCAGTGTAGACCTTGTAGAAGATGTGCCACTGG
Encoded here:
- the Hmx3 gene encoding homeobox protein HMX3; amino-acid sequence: MPEPGPDASGTASAPPPQPPPQPPAPKESPFSIRNLLNGDHHRPPPKPQPPPRTLFAPASAAAAAAAAAAAAAKGALEGAAGFALSQVGDLAFPRFEIPAQRFALPAHYLERSPAWWYPYTLTPAGGHLPRPEASEKALLRDSSPASGTDRDSPEPLLKADPDHKELDSKSPDEIILEESDSEEGKKEGEAVPGAAGTTVGATAATPGSEDWKAGAESPEKKPACRKKKTRTVFSRSQVFQLESTFDMKRYLSSSERAGLAASLHLTETQVKIWFQNRRNKWKRQLAAELEAANLSHAAAQRIVRVPILYHENSAAEGAAAAAGAPVPVSQPLLTFPHPVYYSHPVVSSVPLLRPV